From a region of the Deltaproteobacteria bacterium genome:
- the tpiA gene encoding triose-phosphate isomerase, with the protein MRRRFLAANWKMHKTVGEAVAFARDFLPRVKGARAEIAIAPPFTALAALGEALAGSNVALAAQNVHDEAKGAFTGEIAPGMLADLGCAWAIVGHSERRALFGETDAFIARKAAALFAAGLRPIVCVGETLAEREAGRTFAVLEAQLAGSLAAVPGERAAELVLAYEPVWAIGTGRTATPAMAQEAHAMIRGWLRGRFAAGADAIRIQYGGSVKPDNAAELLAQPDVDGALVGGAGLEPESFARIVLAKEEP; encoded by the coding sequence ATGAGGCGGCGCTTCCTCGCGGCCAACTGGAAGATGCACAAGACCGTGGGCGAGGCGGTCGCGTTCGCGCGCGACTTCCTGCCGCGCGTGAAGGGCGCGCGCGCCGAGATCGCGATCGCTCCGCCCTTCACCGCGCTGGCCGCGCTCGGCGAGGCGCTGGCGGGCTCGAACGTGGCGCTCGCCGCCCAGAACGTGCACGACGAGGCCAAGGGCGCCTTCACCGGCGAGATCGCCCCGGGCATGCTGGCCGACCTGGGCTGCGCGTGGGCCATCGTCGGCCACAGCGAGCGGCGCGCGCTCTTCGGCGAGACGGACGCCTTCATCGCGCGCAAAGCCGCCGCGCTCTTCGCCGCCGGCCTGCGCCCGATCGTCTGCGTCGGCGAGACGCTCGCCGAGCGCGAGGCCGGCCGCACCTTCGCCGTGCTCGAGGCCCAGCTCGCGGGCTCGCTCGCGGCGGTCCCGGGCGAGCGAGCGGCCGAGCTGGTGCTCGCCTACGAGCCCGTCTGGGCGATCGGCACGGGCCGCACCGCGACGCCCGCGATGGCGCAGGAGGCCCACGCGATGATCCGCGGCTGGCTGCGCGGGCGATTTGCCGCCGGCGCCGACGCGATCCGCATCCAGTACGGCGGCTCGGTCAAGCCCGACAACGCGGCCGAGCTGCTCGCCCAGCCCGACGTCGACGGCGCCCTGGTGGGCGGCGCGGGCCTCGAGCCGGAGTCGTTCGCGCGCATCGTGC